The following nucleotide sequence is from Cyclobacteriaceae bacterium.
TATAAGGTTGGTTAACAATGGAGAGGTAGCACCCACGCTATTAGCGGATACCATATTGAATCGGTTGGAAGCATTAGCCTCTGGTTTGGATTACAAAATGCAAATAGCTGGAAAAGTAAGATACATAGCGTTGGTTGAGGACTATTTTGATTGGTTCATATTCAAAGAGTTGAGTAGCATAAAAATTCCAAACTTTGATCCCACAGTCTTTGATCGGATACATTACATAAAATGTCCGTCTAACTGGGATCAAACATCACAAGAATTTGGTGGCGCCAAAGTGAATTGGGTTGCAGATTTTAAGAAACAAAATGCGCAACCAGAAACTCATAGAATTTTTCTCCTTTGCGATAGAGATAATTTTCCACTTGCTGATATAGGGATTTCTGGCCTTGTAAATAGATCAGCGAGTCGACAGAATAGAATTCCAATACCTGGACAAGGAGGAAATCGAATGGCTTTTTTGTTAAGCTGGAAAAGGCGAGAAATCGAAAACTACTTACTTAGCCACACGATGCTATCCGCACATAACATTTTGCAGCAAATCCAAGATCAACTCCCTGCTGCAAGTCAATTGATTGTAGATAATCAAGGAGACAATGAAAATGTTAGAAGGCTTGACGTAAAAGCGCTGTTACAACCTCTCTACTTAAAAGATAATGTAACTGGAATTTCAACGACACAAAGGGGAGTAGATTTTGTCAAATTGAGCTTACTTATTAGAGAAATTCCAGCAAACGAAATATCAGAAGACATAACCAACCTTTATAACTTCTTTCGAGATAATTTATGAGCATTAAAGAGATACAAAGTAAGGTCAATCGAATAACAGACATCCTTAGGCGAGATGATGGGATTAATGGTGCTATGGGATATACAGAGCAAATAAGTTGGGTGTTATTTCTGAAATTCTTTGATGACTATGAAGAGAATAAATACGATACAGCAGAATTAAATAGCAAGAAATATGAATTCATAATTTCTCCTCAATACAGATGGTCTCAATGGGCTTGTCCTAAAGATTCAGATGGTAAGCTGGATAAGAAGAGAGCGATGACTGGGAGTGATCTCAACGAATTTGTAAACAATCGTCTATTTCCATATTTAAAGGATTTTACAAAATCAGGCATCAATGACCCTAAGTCACCGAAGTATAAAATAGGTGCAATTTTCGACTGGCTAGAAAACAAAATAGCTAGTGGCCATACACTTAGAGAGGTCCTAAACATTGTTGATAGTTTAGATTTTCAAAGCCAGAATGAATTGTTTGAACTCTCTCAAGTTTACGAAAGCCTACTTAAAAGCATGGGAAGTGATGGTGGCAATTCTGGAGAGTTTTATACACCTAGAGCCATTATCAAGACTATGGTCGACATAGTGGAGCCTCAAGTAGGACAGACTATATATGACGGGGCAGTAGGAAGCGCAGGTTTTTTAGTTGAGGGATTCGATTTCTTGATGAAAGACGATAAAAGAAAAAACTACAATACCTCTCAGCTCAAAACTATTCAGGAGGATACTTTTTTTGGATATGAAAAGACCTCACTTGGTTATGTTATGGGGATGATGAACATGATCCTACATGGTATTGAGAGCCCAAATGTTTATAAGCAAAACACGTTAACTGCTAACATTCGCGACATACAAGAAAAGGATCGACATGATATAATTTTGGCGAATCCTCCATTTGGAGGAAAAGAAAAGAGTCAAATTCAGCAGAACTTTCCTGTTCCAACGAATGCCACAGAACTATTGTTTCTCCAGCATTTCATGAAAATGCTAAAGCTAAATGGGAAGGCAGCTATAGTCGTTCCAGAAGGCGTATTGTTTCAGACCAATTCTGCCTTTGCAAAGGTCAAGGAGGATCTGTTACAACACTTTAATTTACACACTATCCTTAGCTTGCCGAGCGGTGTTTTTTTGCCATACAGTGGTGTAAAGACGAATGTAGTCTTTTTTGACAGAAAAGGAGCAACATCTGATATCTGGTATTATGAGGTAGAACCGCCATATACATTAACTAAAAACAAGCCTCTGCTCAGTGAGCACATGAAGGAATTTGTAAAACTTTTTAAAAACCATAAGGAGCGAAATCTGGGCACTAAGGATTGGACTGTGAACGTGAGTGAAATTAAAGACTATGATCTCTCCGCTAAAAATCCAAGCAAACAAAATGGAACAGATCATAAAAGACCCAATGATCTCCTAAGATTAATTAAAAACGGTAATGATCAAATCGTTCACCGATTAAATGAAATTGAAAGTTTACTTAATGGTTTCGATAACGAATTAAATACATATTCCAATATTGTAGAAGACAAAGTCGGGAATTTAACTACTGAAATGGTATCGGGATTTGCTTGTAATAAAAGTAATGAACGACCTGGAGGTTATGTCCATCTAAGAACACACAACATCGATCTAACTGGAGAACTCAATTTCTCTTTAATGATTCAGATTGATCCTAAAAAAGTTGATCAAAAAAAGAATACACTAAGAAAGAATGATATTCTTTTTAATAATACGAATAGCAAGGAATTAGTTGGTAAAACAGCATTAGTGGGCCAAGATTATAACTATGGATTCAGCAATCACTTAACTAGAATCAGGTTGAAAGAGGAAATTATTAATCCACAATACTTGGTTAACTATTTATTAAATCTTCATCAACAAGGATACTTTCTTAGAATCTGTAAAAAATGGATTGGTCAAGCAGGTGTAAATTCATCAATGCTTAACGCCACAATTATAAAGTATCCTAAGGACATTAGAGATCAAGAGAGGATAAATGAAAAAGTACGACAGCTAAATTCAAGATTTAAGATTATAATGGAAGAAACAGAATTAAATATTGAAAACCTGAAAAAAATGAAGTCAAGCCTCTTAGATAAAGCCTGTAATGGTGAGTTGTAAGATTAAAGATTAGCGCTTCCGGTATCAATGTATCCAGATTCAAATTCAGTGTCGTGAGTACTTTAAAAAAGCCCCCTAAAAAGGGAGCTCTGAAACTGCAACCTCAAGCCACAAGAACCTGAGGAAAACCTCTTTGATGCCAGAGGGACAGAAAGCAAACAGGAATGGCCGAACGCCAAACCGAAAACCGAACGACACCAGTGCTGTGCTTCTAGTTGGTGTGGCACATAGGATTCGATTAATGGATAAAGTCAAAAGTTTTCAGAACAATGAGTTAATTCCAAATTGGGATTTCTATCCTTCTAAATAATGTGATATGATCATCTATCCGAATATCATCTGAATTGAATCTGAGTAGCATCCGATTATAGACCGAGTTAAATCCGCATACACTCCGCGAAGCATCCGACTTGAGTCAGAGAGCAATAGGAGAGTCGACCGAGATGAATCAGGGACCGATCCGACATGAATCAGAGAAACATCAGAGAGTAATCAGAGGCGAATCAGAGAACAATCAGGGAAGAGACAGAGAAAAGCACGATTTAATAGGGGAGTGATCAGAGACGCATCAGAGAAACATCAGAGAATGCAGCGTTTTTATCCGAGAATCATCAGAGAGCGATCAGAGAAACATCAGAGAAAGCATGCAATGGTAGCTGAAAAGTACGAGGACTGTCCGAGAAACGTTCGAGAAACACCCCCAAAAACCCTCAAATTTGGCTAAAAATGAAGAAATGGGTGTTCAAAATCTGAGGTGGACTATCAAAAAGTGCGATTTTGGGGTGATTGGAGGTTTTTTGGGTTGGGTATGGCGTACCGTAAACACGGATTCATGGATTAAAAGGTAAAAAAAGCCATCCGGCAGACAATACTGGATTGACACGGATTATCAGCTACGCTGATGAATGCGGTCCAGGCCAAGCGGAAAAACCTAGTCTCTGTAGCCGATGCCTTCAAATGAACCGCACTACAACCATCAGCTTTGCTGATCCGCAAACTGAACGTTAACTGAATCCGTGTCAATCTGAATTTGGCTAAAGCAAAGACTGTATTAATTATCCGTGCATCCGTGGTCCTGTATTCTTTTTAAAAGCAAAAGCATTGCATCCCAATCCCCCTCAATTCGAATCCGCTTTAGTTATATAATTTATATTATGTTAAGTAACTTTCTGGCTTCCTGACCCCTCTATGCCGGATTGCTTGAAATAGAATGTCGATTACTTGACATCGGCATATCGCATGTAATACTTTGGCGTCAGGAAACAATAACAAGCACCAGCTATAAATCTTTATGAAAGCAAAATCATTTCTGACTTCTTTCATCCTGATCACGATCATAACAATGACCATGGGAACCATAGCCTCTGCTCAGGATACCAACAGAAAATTCCGCATCGCCAGGATCGAGATCCATCCCGAATTCCTGGAGGCTTATAAACTCGCTCTTGCCGAACATGCCAAAGCCGCCGTCCAGGTCGAACCCGGTGTTCTTGCTCTTCAGGCCGTCTACGACAAAGCTCATCCAACACAGGTCACCGTCTTTGAAGTCTACGCCAGTGAGGATGCTTATCAGTCGCACCTGAAGGCTGCACACTTTCTAAAGTATAAAACGGGGACGACGAAGATGGTGAAGTCGCTGGAACTGGTGGAAGTCGCTCCCATTGCGATGGAGATTAAAGCTGAGCTTCTGAAATAAAGACTGATGAGAAAATGAAATACAGGAACACCATTATCTCCGTGTGGCTGCATCCATTCTAAAGCAAACGCTGTTCGTTATGCATGGCAGCTTTGCTGCAATCTGTGTCAATCTAACTAATCTTCGAAAGCAAACTTGTATTAAAGAAATTTATCCGTGCATCCGCCATGCCATATAGCCTTAGTGCTATAGGGTGATCCTGTATTCTTTTCCCTTTTCCAAACCAAAAGCTTAATTTTGAAAACACCCCTCTCCCATGACCTACTCACACTATCTCACGATGATCGCCCTTGTGCTCTTATCGTCATGCTCGCCCACCAAACTTGAAAAGACAAACCCTGCCATCACCGGCTTCCCAACGCCAGTGTATGAGGGAATGATCGATGTGGCATCCGGAAAAGTTGCGACCACATTACCCATGCACAAAATCGTGTACGTAATGAACGACAAGCTTACCGTCAACGACGTGGAGTTTGTCAAGATCCATTGGAACGACACCGTCGGTTATGTCGCGTCAGCCTGGCTGCTGCAAGGCGGACAGCAAGGTGTGATCGACAGCTCAGAAGAAAATCCAATAACGATCTTCAGCGATCCTGATCTCAAAGTGGCCAGCGGAAATACTTTTACCGAACTTCAAATGGTCTCTTTCAAGAAGTCCGGTGATCAGTCTTCACAGATCATCTACTTCGGCGCCAATGAAACTACCAAACCGTCTTTCGGATACATCACCGCACCGGTGATCAGCGATTCATTATCCGTACAGTTTTACTTAACCTACACGAAGGCATTCTGGGAAAGCAAGAATGGTGATCCTGCTGGTATGACCGCACTGATGTCCAACAACACATTCGCATCGTTGCCACTGTATCATCAGATCTTTCAGGACCCGGGGGGTGAAGATTCCTCAGAAGAAGATGCCTATGGAGATGGAAGCGTCCAATCTCATGTCACGCATGTGCCCATGGAGTGGCGAAACGCCGATGGAAATATTGTTGACGCCAATGAAGTTCCAGGGCAATTCGAACTTCACTACATCTGGGACGACGATACAGAGTCAGATGGCAATCACCTGGGTGATCGTCTGGAGCAAGGTGCCCCTGAATGTAATCCGGACCGCGGAGCGAAAGCTTACAAGATGGTCTTCACTCCTGCCAACAACGTCAATATCAGTGCTATGTTCAGTTGTATCATCCCAATGATCAGGGACAAGTTTGAAATGAATTTTGAAAACATGGTTCCGGGAGATACGTATGAATTCCTCATCACGCACAGAGTGTATGGAGTGATGTGTGATGAAACAACCTTTCTCATCAAGACCAGTAATGGACTTACGGGGAAGGGAATGGTGGATGGAAGCTGCGGCGATTAGTTGGGAAACTTTGCTCAACAAACACCGGCTGTTTGCGACAAAAAATGTAACCATTTGGCCGCCCAGCCGTCATAAGTAGATTATCCCCCAAACTGAATGGACGCAAAGAACAGGAATGCCAGGATCGCCGGATTTCTTTACCTGATTGTAGTCGTGAGCGGCATCTTTACCCTGATGTATGTCCCTGGTCAGCTGATCGTAAAAGGTGATGCTGCAGCAACCGTTCAGAAGATCGTAGCCAATGAGTCTCTTTACCGTTGGGGAATAGCAGCAGGCTTCATTTGCTACACAGCCTTCCTCCTGCTCCCCTTGTTTCTTTACAAACTACTTCATGAGGTCAATGAATGGTACGCGCGACTCATGGTCGTCTTTGTCATCGTCAGCTCTCCGATCTCATTCCTGAATCTCATCAACAAGTTCGCAGTGTTGTCCATCATCAACGGTCCGGGTAACGTATTACAAAACGACGCCTTGCAATCACAGGTGATGTTCTATAATGGATTGTACAACTACGGCATCTTGATCACTTTCATCTTCTGGGGATTGTGGCTGCTGCCCTTTGGATATCTCGTCTTCCGCTCCGGATTTCTACCGAAGTTCCTGGGCATTCTGTTAATGATAGGATGCTTTGGTTACCTGATCAATGTATTTGGAAGAACACTCATTCCTGATTATAACAATCTGCCGATCTCAAGTTATATCAGTATCCCTGGATCTCTTGGTGAGATCGGAACATGTCTCTGGCTGTTGATCGTCGGCGTACGTAAACCGAAATCCATATCATAGTTATTTACAGGATCGTCAGGATCCAAATGCCAAAATCCTTCATGATGAATAATCCCAGCAGGATCAGAAAGCATGGGAGAATTACCTTACCATGTTTTTCAAAAACACGTTTCACTCCGGGATGACTGGTTAAATAATAGGCCAGCGCACACCATACTGCTGTGAGCAGTAGAAATATGATCATGTAAAGGATAATATCGCTGAAGGTAAGATTGGCAAACAAAGGAGCGTATACTCCAATATTGTCGCCGCCGTTGGCAATCGTAACCAACGCAACACTCAGATATTGATGCTTGTGGGTGTTATTATTTGAGCTGACTTCTTCCTCATCCCTCTCATTTTCTCTTAATTGAAAAAGACCTTTTATCCCTAAAGCAAATGGGACCACGCCCAGAAAGCTTATCCAGTGATCAGCAAGAATTGCACCGAGGATCACTCCCACAAAGCTGACCACAATAAGACTGAGGATGCCCAGATATTGACCCGCAACAATATGACGGGTCTTATAGTCAGGATTTGCAAAGTAGATGCTCAGGATCAGCAGGTCATCCATGTTGGTGATCGTGAAGGTGACAATAGCCACAAGAATCTGAGATAGCATGATTTAAAAGTGGTTGTTTTTTTCTGAATCTTCGGCAGGATGATCTTTGAAAGTATCATTGGAAATGAGAAAGTCATTGACCTTTCGTCGTTCGCCAAAGGAATTTATCTGGTAAGAGTAGGAGGAAATGATACGTCATTTGTGACGCGAATTGTCTTGAATTAACAAGCCTTATCTTTTTGATTTACTGTCAGTTAGACCTCTCCAGATTTGCTGATAGTTGCCCCACTCCTCCCTCTCCCTCTGATAAAATATTCGAATTAATTTTGAGAAACCAATCAGTTGCGTTTATATTTGCAACCATACAGTTGCTAATCAAAACCATCCACTATGAGAAGAGACATTTTTCAGGCTATTGCGGATCCGACAAGAAGAGCGATTCTGGTATTGATCGCCGCACAGGCGATGACGCCCAACTCCCTTGCCGAGCATTTTGACACCACGCGGCAGGCAGTTTCAAAACACCTGAGAATATTGACCGAGTGTGAGCTGGTTAAACAGGAGTTTCAGGGGAGAGAAATTTACTATCAGCTAGAACTAAATAAAATGAAAGAGATTGACAAATGGATCGCGCAGTTCAGGAAGATCTGGGAAGATCGTTTCAATCAACTCGATGACGTATTATCAAAACTAAAGACCAATAAAAAATGAAAACCAACCTGCAATTTGACTTTACTGTCGACAAGACAGCAAAAACAGTATTCATCACAAGAGAATTCGACGCCAATCCATCACTGGTATGGGATGCATTCACCCAATCTGAGATTCTTGATCAATGGTGGGCACCAAAGCCATATACTTCAAGAACAAAAGCGATGGATTTCAAAGTGGGTGGCAAAAGATTTTACGCGATGATTAGTCCGGAAGGACATGAACACTGGGGACTTCAGAAGTTTACTTCGATCAGTCCAAAAACGAATTTCAAAATGTCCAACTTCTTTGCGGATAAAGATGAGAATCCTCAAATACCAGGTTCTGATTGGGATTATACTTTCAGTGCACATCCTGATGATCGTGAGAGAACATTAGTGAGCATCGTTATTAAGAATGATTCCCTTGAGCGCATGGAGAAGATGATTGAGATGGGCTTCAAGGAAGGATTCACGATGGGCTTGCAGCAGCTGGATGAGTTATTGCCGGGGTTGAAGAAAAAGTAGGGATGCGTGAGGTTGGTGTTGATGTCTCAGGTCGGTGTTTTCACCGACCTTTTAGATTACAGGCTTTTGCTGGAACAGTGGCCACAGATTAGCACGGACCCATCAGGAAGCTAAAGGCCCGAAGGGTCGAGATTTATTAGCCCTGGCCGCAGGCCAGGGTTTCATGAGTATACGTGCATTTAAGCCCTGAATGGGCGAGATTTATTACGCGAAATTTAATCCCATACATAACGTTCATCGTAGGCAATCCTATTCTTCTTAAGAAGAGCAATGACTTCCTCTTTATATGTTACTTTCTTATGATGCTCACGCTGATTTTCAACATAATTAATAAGTTCCTGAAGGTCGGCAGGATTTACAGATACCGCGTAGTAGCCATCTTGCCAATAAAACTTCTTTAGCCTCACGTCTTTAGACTTCATCCATCCGGAAGATGAGGTCTTTAGTTCTTCTATAAGGTTCATCAATGCGATCTTCCTGGAAAGAGAGCAAACAATGTGAACATGATCATCGTATCCTCCAATTTTGATGGGGTGACACTCTATACTTGTACAAATTTCAGCCAGATAGTTATGAAGTTCTTTTTCTATCTCCTCAAAAATTAATGGTTCGTGATATTTAGTACTGAAAGTAATGTGAAGATAAATCTTAACGAGCGATTGTGACATTGCATTCATTTTTGATGATGCAAATGTTGGAAAATCGGAAAAGAATCTAAGTTATGATGAATGAATGTTTTCCAGATGAAAGTTCTCAACCACAATCTCGCCCCTGTAGGGCTTAAGCTTATCTCCCGTATTCCTATACGGCACGCTTCGCATGCCGCTAATAAATCTCGACCCTTCGGGCCTTAGTTCCTGATGGACCCTATCATCGACAATGCAACATGATCGCTAACACCTTGCCAATAAAACTTCTTTAGCCTCACGTCTTTAGACTTCATCCATCCGGAAGATATTGAATGAATGTTTTCCAGATGAAAGTTCTCAACCACAATCTCGCCCCTGTAGGGCTTAAGCTTATCTCCTGTATTCCTATACGGCACGCTTCGCATGCCG
It contains:
- a CDS encoding transporter codes for the protein MLSQILVAIVTFTITNMDDLLILSIYFANPDYKTRHIVAGQYLGILSLIVVSFVGVILGAILADHWISFLGVVPFALGIKGLFQLRENERDEEEVSSNNNTHKHQYLSVALVTIANGGDNIGVYAPLFANLTFSDIILYMIIFLLLTAVWCALAYYLTSHPGVKRVFEKHGKVILPCFLILLGLFIMKDFGIWILTIL
- a CDS encoding SRPBCC domain-containing protein codes for the protein MKTNLQFDFTVDKTAKTVFITREFDANPSLVWDAFTQSEILDQWWAPKPYTSRTKAMDFKVGGKRFYAMISPEGHEHWGLQKFTSISPKTNFKMSNFFADKDENPQIPGSDWDYTFSAHPDDRERTLVSIVIKNDSLERMEKMIEMGFKEGFTMGLQQLDELLPGLKKK
- a CDS encoding T9SS type A sorting domain-containing protein, which gives rise to MIFESIIGNEKVIDLSSFAKGIYLVRVGGNDTSFVTRIVLN
- the tnpA gene encoding IS200/IS605 family transposase, which gives rise to MSQSLVKIYLHITFSTKYHEPLIFEEIEKELHNYLAEICTSIECHPIKIGGYDDHVHIVCSLSRKIALMNLIEELKTSSSGWMKSKDVRLKKFYWQDGYYAVSVNPADLQELINYVENQREHHKKVTYKEEVIALLKKNRIAYDERYVWD
- a CDS encoding metalloregulator ArsR/SmtB family transcription factor; the encoded protein is MRRDIFQAIADPTRRAILVLIAAQAMTPNSLAEHFDTTRQAVSKHLRILTECELVKQEFQGREIYYQLELNKMKEIDKWIAQFRKIWEDRFNQLDDVLSKLKTNKK
- a CDS encoding N-6 DNA methylase encodes the protein MSIKEIQSKVNRITDILRRDDGINGAMGYTEQISWVLFLKFFDDYEENKYDTAELNSKKYEFIISPQYRWSQWACPKDSDGKLDKKRAMTGSDLNEFVNNRLFPYLKDFTKSGINDPKSPKYKIGAIFDWLENKIASGHTLREVLNIVDSLDFQSQNELFELSQVYESLLKSMGSDGGNSGEFYTPRAIIKTMVDIVEPQVGQTIYDGAVGSAGFLVEGFDFLMKDDKRKNYNTSQLKTIQEDTFFGYEKTSLGYVMGMMNMILHGIESPNVYKQNTLTANIRDIQEKDRHDIILANPPFGGKEKSQIQQNFPVPTNATELLFLQHFMKMLKLNGKAAIVVPEGVLFQTNSAFAKVKEDLLQHFNLHTILSLPSGVFLPYSGVKTNVVFFDRKGATSDIWYYEVEPPYTLTKNKPLLSEHMKEFVKLFKNHKERNLGTKDWTVNVSEIKDYDLSAKNPSKQNGTDHKRPNDLLRLIKNGNDQIVHRLNEIESLLNGFDNELNTYSNIVEDKVGNLTTEMVSGFACNKSNERPGGYVHLRTHNIDLTGELNFSLMIQIDPKKVDQKKNTLRKNDILFNNTNSKELVGKTALVGQDYNYGFSNHLTRIRLKEEIINPQYLVNYLLNLHQQGYFLRICKKWIGQAGVNSSMLNATIIKYPKDIRDQERINEKVRQLNSRFKIIMEETELNIENLKKMKSSLLDKACNGEL
- a CDS encoding antibiotic biosynthesis monooxygenase gives rise to the protein MKAKSFLTSFILITIITMTMGTIASAQDTNRKFRIARIEIHPEFLEAYKLALAEHAKAAVQVEPGVLALQAVYDKAHPTQVTVFEVYASEDAYQSHLKAAHFLKYKTGTTKMVKSLELVEVAPIAMEIKAELLK
- a CDS encoding DUF4386 domain-containing protein; amino-acid sequence: MDAKNRNARIAGFLYLIVVVSGIFTLMYVPGQLIVKGDAAATVQKIVANESLYRWGIAAGFICYTAFLLLPLFLYKLLHEVNEWYARLMVVFVIVSSPISFLNLINKFAVLSIINGPGNVLQNDALQSQVMFYNGLYNYGILITFIFWGLWLLPFGYLVFRSGFLPKFLGILLMIGCFGYLINVFGRTLIPDYNNLPISSYISIPGSLGEIGTCLWLLIVGVRKPKSIS